From the genome of Triticum aestivum cultivar Chinese Spring chromosome 1A, IWGSC CS RefSeq v2.1, whole genome shotgun sequence:
AGGTTTTGAGCCCGAAGCATGGGCTGGGTCGGGCCCGGGCCCATCGTTTTTGCtgtttaaggaagaggcccggcccgagGCCCGGTGGGCTTTTAACAtgatgggccgggctcgggccggatTTTTAGGCCCGACAGCCAGGCTGGGTCGGGCTTGGGTCTGGGTTTTTTGTGTCGGGCTTTGGttggcccggcccgaagcccggcccggcccgagggaTGGCCAGGACTACTTGTGTCCTTAGCCCATGAGAATATAGATACCGGATGATTGCTTTGGGGTTTTGCTctgtaactgggtaattataaaggtaaCTTTCAGGTATACCAGAAAAGTATTTCATGATTCTCGGTAGTTCAAGACTGCGATTTGCCCCTCCGGTGATGGAGAGATACACTCTGGGCCCACTTAGCATTACTGTGtccatcatcatctggccaaaCACTGTGGCTAATGATACTAAAATATAGAGAAAAGAGTACAAACTAATAACAAGGATAACCATGTATAGTGATCAAGGTATTAATCATGGGGATATCCTAAAAGTCTCGCCTCAAGTTTTGTAACTTATCGCGAGATAAAGAGAATCGTATATGATAACATATGGTTCGATCGATAACAATCTATGTGGGAACCATTATGAGTGTCCATATTTGGCCAATAATTATTAACTGGAAGGTGTCTTAGACATGTTCATATTATTGAATATATAGGATCACACGCTTAATGATTAGCAGTACATAGAAGTACCattgaggcctcctttggtttggaggataggattcttataggattttttccttcaaagccctttgattcataggaatggattcctatttctacataggattggttcctatccttcacatttcatagaaaaataaaaatgagcctagactcaatgaaaaaatacttttggtgtcaaccaaatgacatctcgtttCTTATTCCTACTTAtaagatttgagatacatgtcatctcattttttATAAAATTTCTATTCctacgataatcctatcctatgaaccaaaaaagGCCTAAGATAAAAGAGAATGAGAGAGAAGGGTTTCAAAAGCGTTTCATATAATTTTGGAAGTGTTTGGAAGTGTTTCGAGGTACCAAGTATCCCGTGTCAAATGTTTTGAAAGGTTCCAAAATGATAGATGATGAGTCTTCTCAAAGGTCCGTAGTCCAAAAGCTTCTAGGATATTTTGAAAGGTTCATAGTGGGCATACCCCGTTGTCATGGGCCCACAGGCCCAAATCGGCAACCACCTTAATTACTCTCAAACGATAAGTGTCACATGTGTGGCATGTAGTAACATCACTCTgacattttaaaaaaaattgaaacttgtCATGATTTACAACTAAATTTTTTATCTCTAGGTAATTAAAAATTGCCATAAAAAATGTTAGGGCGGGATTACTTTgtgccacacgtgtgacacttatcagAGTTTTAATTATTTGGGGATAAGACAGGTGGAAAGGGAGGTACTGTCCGGAATATGtctcaaaaagaagaaaaaagggacTGTCCGGGAGAGGAGGGATTCCTCCAACAGAGGAGACCGGCGAGAAGGGAAGAAGCGAAATCCCCTTCCGCCGATTACATATTATATAGGGTTTGGATTCGGCGATGATCTCGATTGCCGGCGGAGATGCGGCACGGGAGGACCCCCGTTCAATTTGATCCAGAGTTCGGCTCCGCCGCTGGTGACACTGATGAAGGCCCGTCTCTCACACCGTCAGACGCCACCGGATTCATCACACGAGCTTGCGGACCAGGAGGATTACAGAGTCAGCGAGGAGGATTTCTGCAAGCACCTCGCTGTTTTGTCCAGCAGGCCTCGTCCCACAACCATCGTCGGGCCCAGGATTGACAGTGAACAGCAGCGCGAGGTCTACGAGCGCCTTGCGCTCTACCGCATCAGAGCATCCAAGGTTATTATTTCCTCGCATTCCCCCTATCATCTTGATATCCCATCTTTGTGTGCACATCCGGTCTGTTTTCTGCTAATTTATCTGCAATGCCCCTGCAAGTTTCTGATGAACTTTTATCTCTCACGGCTTGTGTTTCTGTTGCACATGCAGATGGCACAGGGAGTGTCCATGAATGAGCTGGATGACATGACTCTGAGAAAGGAATACCCCCCGGAAGCTCTCGAGGAGACGTGTTACTTCAGTGACTACGACCATGGTGTTAGCGTCCAACTCGATCTAGCCGACACTCTACTTACGTTCTGGACGTTTATGCGCACATGGGCCAACATTCAGGGGAGAGCCCACTCCATCCCAAAAGCCCGGACTGAAAGGAGAAGGGATACTCTCCCTCATAAGTTGGTCATGGCCTTCTCCcgtaagcgaggtgggactaaaccaagCCAGCCTCCACTGATGGACAGCAGTCCTAACATCCCATCCCTCTGAGAAGCCCCTCAGAAAGGCATGACGATGCTGGCTCTGATACCAGATGTTAGCGTCCAACTCGATCTAGCCCATACTCTACTTACGTTCTGGACGTTTATGCGCACATGGGCCAACATTCAGTGGAGAGCCCACTCCATCCCAAAAGCCCGGACTGAAAGGAGGAGGGATACTCCCTTATAAGTTGGTCATGGCCTCCTCCCGTAAGCGAGGTGAGACTAAACCAAGCCAGCCTCCACTGATGGACAGCAGCCCTAACACATGGTGACACCATTGATTGGTACTTCAACCCTGACCACTCGGTCCACTCCTACTTGAGTGACTACCACCGCCTTGTCCTTAAAAATGGAGATGTAAGTGGCATCCGCTCATACTCATACCGATGACTAGTTCAGCTTCAGCTTCAGCATTTAGTTTATATAGTACGCGTGAATCAATTGCGCATTTCAACTAATCTGGTACTTCTGTTTGGACCAAATAAGATGCCGTGTTCCTTCTAGTTGCAAATACTTGTCAGGGCATTCAGTTTTGAAGCAATATTGATAATTGATAGCACCTTTGTATGTATTTGGATTGATCATGCAAAAGTGCCATTGTGGTATTCTTCACACAGTAATTTCTCTATATTAAAGTTTTGTGGTTCTGAAAGTGCAAACAAATATTGAAATTGCATCCTGGAGACCGTGGGAAGTATGAAATATCGACACACGGTTACACATTCACTATTTCCCCTGATGTCCAAGCTATGTTTTTGAAGCTTTTGGTTTTCTTCAGAACTGTCCCTTGTTTTAACACTTCAGTGATGATGAACATTGTACGGAAGTTTAATTAGCACAGTGATCTGTTTAATAGCATCGAAACCATTCGTTAAGTAATGTATGTCATCTATTTCTTCTCTCCCTCGGGAGTGCAGGGCACGCGGTACCTTGACTGGGAGAAGTACTGCTCATGGTTTACTACCTACGAAACAGATGAAGAGTATCTCAAGTACTTTGAAGAAATATCAAAGAAAATTAAGGTATGCATCATCAGATGTACTATGAAGGTTTAATCTAAGCTAATTTCTTCATCTTTCTGGGATACCAATAACCTTTATCTTTTGAGACAGTGGATTAAATGTTACATGAAATTTGAACGAGGATCTCCTGAGGTAAACATACCCTAAAGAAAACCATGTGGAGTAAAAGGTACAAATGAAGTATAATACCATGATAATCCCTTTGCTCTTTAGTGGATAGAGATGGAAGCTAGAGGATTTTGGCAAGCAGTGGAGATCGCGGTAGACTTTCCACACATGAGCTTTGATTTAGCTTTGACTGCATACACGGTACAATATATTCTCTTCTTTTTCAGTAATTCCTGAGATCAGCAACAGTTCTTGTTTTATTTGACATCGACACTCTTGTTATTCAGGATCATATTTTTAACACGAGATTTGATTATTTTGACCATGAAGAAATTGATCCTCTTCTTTTTGAGATTTGGAAACGTCTCACTAAGCAAAAGGTTAGCATCGTACCTTGGCATGTATGCTATGGAGCTGTCATTTGTGGTGTACTCATCCAATGAAACCTTGGTGTTTACAAACAAGACCATAGTATCTGTTTGTGTTCATGCCTGTTGTATATGCTTGTTGATGTATGTTCCTTTCTTGAACATTGCTCAGATTACATTCAGACAGGCTCTAGACCAAGTCCAGCAAGAGAACATGTTCCCTCGACAGGAGAAGTGTATACAATTTGTACTGGATAATACTAGTATCTATACTCGTTTGCAATCAACTGTAAGTTCTTATTCTAGGCCGAGGTTCTGCAATTTATGCCCTAATCCTCTTGAGTTCTGATTATTGACGTGCATTATCCTTGCTAATCCTTTCAAAAAAATTCCAGTTTGATACTTGCGTGGAAGACATCTCTGATGAGGTATGTATGATATATAAAAATTATATGCAATTTACAGTGAATCACATCGTTGATTGTGCTTTTTTTTAATGATGGCTTACCTCTCGATTCCATTATAGTCAACAATAGAATTAGTTCTAGACAGGTTCAACAGTTGCCACTATCACTAGCAGTTcaaaagaaagaaaattaaaaatcTTAAAGCGAAAACTAGTTACTGACTAGTGTATATAACACACACAAGTCACAACCCAGCAGAAAGTATTAGCAGCTAACAGTTCTAAACTGCAAAACAGAGTCAAAACACATCAGACGTTACATAGCCCATTACATCGGCAAGTTGCTGTGAATTATCCATACAATCATCAGggcaggttttggacgcaggtgtCCCATCTGCTTCTCTAGGCACACCATTGGTGGAGCGCCTCTtgatgtttttttgtgtgtgtgaataGCCTCTTGATGTTTCAACAGCTTATCCTCTTGGAAACTTAGTCATTGCCTGTTTGGAGCTTTGCCCACTTGTGAAGGATAACAGGACAAACAAATAAATTCAGCTGACAAATGTATTAGTCTGTGCTCGAAGCAATCCCTGTTTCTAGTCTTCCAGATTGCCCAGCGTAAAGTTGCCAATCCCGACACCTGTTTGGAGACACAGCGAACAAATTTTACTATTTACTATTTGGCAATGGTGTGGCTGCATAAAATTGCAGAGAAATCCAATAGTAGGGACtaactatttagatatagaagatatcgCGTCAttgttttcttataatttttgtgCTGTATTCGGGTGAGTTTAAACCGTCTCTCTGCTGCGATACGCGCAATATGGGATGAAGATAGTGTGTCATTGTTTTCTTTTAATTTGTGTATACCTTCTTAAATCTCATATCGATGACACAAACATTTGGTTGCTGTAGACTCCAGAGGATGAAGGCCGCAGGTTAATTACAATGGCGGTTTCGAGCAAGGTATGCATGCTTGTTCTGGACTTCTGGTACAGTCTGCAAGTTCCTTTTTTATTCTTGAAGTTGCAACTAAACTTCATTTTAAATTTCAGCTTCACAAAGAGAAGACATGGAATGAGTATATTATGAGGAAGATAGAGATTGCTAAACACATTGGGTTGGATCTCCAAGTATGTATCCATCTTGCATATCCTCGAAATTTCCTGTGACTGTACATGTTTATTCGTCTTAAAGAAAACCGATGCCTCGTTCACCTTGCAGGCTACATGTATCCGAATTTTAAGACCCAGAAGGATGTGGACTCTTGTTGTAGAACAAAATATTGTTCGGTGCCCAGATGCACCTGGGCATGGACAGTAAATTCGAACTTTGAAAAGGAACACTGTTTGGACCCAATTTTGTATTTTTGCCTAGAGGTCCTCAAATTTTCCAAATACCGCGAAACTTTGCATGCTCCTTGTGCAGTTGAGCATTTTTTATGCCAAAAGAGTTTAGAATTTTGTACTTTTTTTTGGATTTACTATTCATCAGGTGCAGATGAGCTTTGGCTTGGATGTGAATTACGGCTTGGCTTGCAACTCATATCTTGGTAAAGACAAATACTGTTGAATGAAATGTTATGATGTTCTACTTTTTGTTGATGTCCTTCATTTTAGGCTGTTCGGCACCTAGGTCGGACCTACTCCAAATTGACTAAATCCATCAAATCGATTGCACTCCTCTTGTGTTCCCCTCCCTTTCTCCGCCGTCCGATTTTGCTGTCCTAGATACTGACACGAAGTACCCTGGCCCCCACTGCCGCCATGGATGATGCCTTGACGGAGTCCATATTGCTCTCGGCTGTCGTCTCTTGCAAAGTGGAGAACGTCGCCTGAAGGGATCGATACAGACAGCAGTGTGTGTTGGGGAGCTGTGGAGAAGGCAACTTTGGTGAAGGTCGCTGACATGGACTTGGGCGCGTTAGGTCTGGCAACTGCCTTTGTGTCTTCCACCGTGACCGTGAGAAGGACGAAGCTGTCGACCGAGCCCGACTTTGTTCCGACCTCCCAATGGGCGGGCATTCTGGATCGCTGGACGAAAGAGGACGGTGTCATGGGTATGGTGTACGACTTGCCGCAACTCCAACGGAGCGGGCAACGTTAGGAAAGGCCGGCGTCGGGCATGCTGTGTTGTTTGATGATATGGCCGACCAAGATATGGTACATTAATTCTTGCCCTATATGCCATTGGATCAACTAGAGATGGTAGTTTCATTACGATGTATATTGTAGGACACACTCATGATTAACATGATACACGATGGTCAAGAACCTAGGCATTTTGACATGGGTGATATCAATTTCCCTATGTTTGATGTTGGACAAACATCACACGCTAAAAAAGCGAAGATACCAAAGGCAAGAGGTCCGACATTCACAAGTTATGAATGTATTGTTGTGTGAATCTTTGTTGGCCACAATCATGTATCCCATTTGTCAAAACTGAGCAAAAGGGCGTCAAGTATTGGCAAAAAAGATCTATAAACACTACCATGAGCACAAGAACTATGTGGAGCCACACGCTATCCATACCACCCGCAAAGAGACCTTTCTCAAACATAGATCGTCTTTCACCCAAGAGAGCGTCTACAAGTTCTGCGGTTACTATACACAAATAGTGCCGGAACCAGATCGTCATTGCAGTGAGTAGCCATGTAAGTTTGACTTACTTCACATTGTCATCATTTGTATTTCATTGCGGTTTTGCATTGTTTTGAGTGATTCTTGTTTTGCTAGTTGGGTTTGGGGGACACTTTGTACAACCAAACCGAGGGCAAGTCATCCACTTTGTCGCATTATTGGTTGAAACTGAACGGGAAAGCAAAGTGAACCATCGTTGAAGAGCTCGAAATGGCATCAAGAAGTTCAAGAAAACGGTGGATCAACTTCCCAACAATCTATTGGATTGGATGACAAAGAGGAGCAAAGTGGAGGGGCCGGTGTACATGCAACTATGCCAaaaaaaggtactccctccgttccgaattacttgtcttggatttgtctagatacggatgtatctagaatcattttagtgctagatacctccgtatctagacaaatccaagacaagtaattcagaacggagggagtaggtgagTGGAAACAATTGAGAGAAGAAAAGGGCCGCACGTGACAACACGACAAGCAAAATGTCTGTCACATGGAAGAGAATTTTTTTTCCGCATGGAACGATGGTGTTGAGCCTATCGATCTTCCCCCATGAGATGCTTGACTTGTTGTACTATGACTATTAATTTCATGAGGCATTTATTTGGTtgatgagttctttatgattattAATCCAAATTTTTGAGTTTTGGGCTTCCGCCTCGATAACATcctattgctagcctcttcggtggcAAGCATTGTCCACTCTCGCATTCAGACATGATTTTACTGACGCATGGTACTCATGTATCAAGATAATATGAAGCTCCTTTGGGACCCACGTCGCCACCTAAGAGCATGCTTAATAATATAGTTGATTGTTGGCTATATCTTGTTGACATGTGATTTATGGACAATTTTATAGTCAACATGTATAGTAGTTGATTGTAAATAGATATCACTTTTTTGCAAAAAAAGATACCACTTTATTAATATCTAACCCATCTCACTCTTTCATAAAGTTTTTTGGATTCCATGCTATAGTCGACTTTTAATTTACAAGTTGCTTCTTTTTTCTCTCCTCCAGCTCAGTATAAATATCATATTTAAATGCTTACATGCTGCTTGCATCACTTTATTATACTTGCTTTAAGGGTTTAAGAgcagtaagagcatctacaactggacccactctccattcttttcctataCATCCAGGCCAAGAACTCGATTAGGGCTCGGACATGATATAGAAAAAAGCCCACCCAACCAGACTCAACATTTCCTCACTACATGTCCGGGTTGTCCTGGTGCTCTCAAATCCAACCCatatataagccaaatatggggAGGCtcgacattttttttcaaaaaggtggGGAGGCTCGACATGTCCGCAATGTCAGCCCAAATTTCATCCAACCCACCTAGCGTCACCTGCAACCTTACATAACTAGTATAacacccgtgcgttgccacgggctcttcaaaatttataatcagtatctttcatttatcatcccctcatattgggtgattatggggtgctctaattagaaacacaacaatcaaatattaggaaatttcaccgaacgaacaacaacgaataatacgatatctaccaaacgaataaaatgaggtcatatttttggtccgtcatgcacttctgttgaaaagtgcctatcccttttagaatcaacccactgtttgctcgcacgcaaaaaaaatacatctctaaagtggggaatcgatcggtgccaaaaagaactcaaactcctatccaatctcgacttcgtgctcttccacttccattgataaagatgggacgtcaagggtttcatcatgatgacctcgagcagccgccaacatccctccccacatctacccctaccccctgctgccgcttgcactgtccttgctcctcgagggagctagggacacaatgttctctaggatgggcatgaccagatccacgaggaggccacattcttccatgggaacccaaccaagcacaccaccctccgcaaccatccaatcccagcctaacaaagtcaagacccgccatcgatccacaaatcaggctcgccgcatccaggttcactgcaagtctgcgacgagtctgtagtcgacatcttgactttggctatccccacggaagaatcatcggatcctgcttacttttaccatcacttcgtctcttcccaaggcagcgacaccacccagccaatcaccaccaccgcttgcggcttgcctacataaaatcatgagaaatccccacggcggtgctgtaagatcaccttggcgacctcgacagtgaccgactggtctaagatctaagctagccgctctttgtagaaaccaatagaagtaggcatgtgactcagatttgttctttggtgtgcatgcgtttcttgctgcccaccagctcttgtctacaactcgcctatctctgtaccagctcttggtctacaactcgcctatctccatgctcgagacgaccaagctcgatgcgcaagccgcatacgtctgctagagctatatccaggccctatgatttttggatcactggcactatgggtgccaggaccggagtcgccctcatccaccaagtggatcaaggaggcccaccacctagactctacatcgcaacattttgtgttttcctataaaaagtaaagaaccttctctaataaacgtaaatataaccttttggttttatagtctcaactttcctacactccaataccagaaggatttcttggttttatttaatgaccttcttgaatgtcattcacttagaaaggtagtaatacaatctgtgatattaaggca
Proteins encoded in this window:
- the LOC123050065 gene encoding uncharacterized protein isoform X1, with the translated sequence MKARLSHRQTPPDSSHELADQEDYRVSEEDFCKHLAVLSSRPRPTTIVGPRIDSEQQREVYERLALYRIRASKGTRYLDWEKYCSWFTTYETDEEYLKYFEEISKKIKWIKCYMKFERGSPEWIEMEARGFWQAVEIAVDFPHMSFDLALTAYTDHIFNTRFDYFDHEEIDPLLFEIWKRLTKQKITFRQALDQVQQENMFPRQEKCIQFVLDNTSIYTRLQSTFDTCVEDISDETPEDEGRRLITMAVSSKLHKEKTWNEYIMRKIEIAKHIGLDLQATCIRILRPRRMWTLVVEQNIVRCPDAPGHGQ
- the LOC123050065 gene encoding uncharacterized protein isoform X2; protein product: MKARLSHRQTPPDSSHELADQEDYRVSEEDFCKHLAVLSSRPRPTTIVGPRIDSEQQREVYERLALYRIRASKMAQGVSMNELDDMTLRKEYPPEALEETCYFSDYDHGDTIDWYFNPDHSVHSYLSDYHRLVLKNGDGTRYLDWEKYCSWFTTYETDEEYLKYFEEISKKIKWIKCYMKFERGSPEWIEMEARGFWQAVEIAVDFPHMSFDLALTAYTDHIFNTRFDYFDHEEIDPLLFEIWKRLTKQKITFRQALDQVQQENMFPRQEKCIQFVLDNTSIYTRLQSTFDTCVEDISDETPEDEGRRLITMAVSSKLHKEKTWNEYIMRKIEIAKHIGLDLQATCIRILRPRRMWTLVVEQNIVRCPDAPGHGQ